From Epinephelus lanceolatus isolate andai-2023 chromosome 12, ASM4190304v1, whole genome shotgun sequence, the proteins below share one genomic window:
- the LOC117272108 gene encoding solute carrier family 12 member 7-like isoform X2, which yields MPTNFTVVPVEDTDSGSNSGSNSAAAAGSGKPVSLGKIFGEDDRGSHSGDDSHRESSPFINSDDDQEHYYEGKNMALFEEEMDSTPMVSSLLNKLANYTNLTQGVREHEEAENEDGVRRVAVMVPQMGTFIGVYLPCMQNILGVILFLRLTWIVGTAGILGSFAIVSMCCICTLLTAISMSAIATNGVVPAGGSYYMISRSLGPEFGGAVGLCFYLGTTFAGSMYILGTIEILLTYIVPTATVFKEGESAAMSNNMRVYGTCCLLLMALVVFVGVKYVNKLALVFLACVVLSIMATYAGVIKTIIEPPEFNVCLLGNRSLKNEMFETCAKTEVVKNKTVITELWSLFCNSKYPNATCDEYFNLNNLTELRAIPGLLSGVIKDNLWGDYNPAGMYIEKKSQPSAEAPDTPNDINKPYVFNDITTYFTLLVGIYFPSVTGIMAGSNRSGDLRDAQRSIPIGTIMAILTTSFIYISCVVLFGACIEGVVLRDKFGYSVKKNPVIGILAWPSPWVIVIGSFFSCCGAGLQSLTGAPRLLQAIARDGIIPFLQVFGHGKANGEPTWALLLTVGICEIGILIASLDAVAPILSMFFLMCYLFVNLACAVQTLLRTPNWRPRFKFYHWTLSFLGMSLCLSLMFISSWYYALVAMLIAGCIYKYIEYRGAVKEWGDGIRGLSLNAARYALIRLEEAPLHTKNWRPQLLVLCKLDPDLTVRHPRLLSFTTQLKAGKGLTIVSSVLEGTFMTRGNDAKTGEQNLKAAMTAEKMKGFSHVVVSSNLRDGFSLLIQSAGLGGMKHNAVLMAWPTGWGQGRDSSRRNFIETVRETTAAHQALLVAKNIDNFPSNQERLSEGTIDVWWIVHDGGLLMLLPFLLSQHKVWRKCKMRIFTVAQMDDNSIQMKKDLQMFLYHLRLDAEVEVVEMHDSDISAFTYEKTLVMEQRSEMLKQMQLSRTEREREIQSITDVSRGSIKRKKCSGVLSLNTQCIPEDEAQLIHDRNTASHSMNDKAAGAAPDRVHMTWTKDKLVNERNRHRENIGVKDIFNMKPNQSNVRRMHTAVRLNEVVLKNSCESQLVLLNMPGPPKNRKGDENYMEFLEVLMDGLDRVLLVRGGGREVITIYS from the exons GAGATGACAGCCACAGAGAGTCCAGTCCATTCATCAACTCAGATGATGACCAAGAACACTATTATGAAGGCAAGAACATGGCCCTGTTTGAG GAGGAAATGGACAGTACCCCCATGGTATCATCTCTGCTCAACAAGCTGGCCAACTACACCAACCTGACCCAGGGTGTTCGTGAGCACGAGGAGGCAGAGAATGAGGATGGGGTCAGAAGGGTCGCTGTCATG GTCCCTCAAATGGGAACCTTCATCGGAGTTTACCTGCCCTGCATGCAGAACATCTTGGGAGTGATTCTCTTTCTGCGTCTCACCTGGATCGTTGGCACAGCAGGAATCCTGGGATCCTTTGCCATCGTCTCCATGTGCTGCATCTGC ACTTTGCTCACAGCCATTTCAATGAGCGCCATAGCAACCAATGGAGTTGTCCCAG CTGGTGGCTCATACTACATGATCTCCCGATCACTGGGTCCAGAGTTTGGAGGAGCAGTTGGTCTCTGTTTCTACCTTGGAACCACCTTCGCTGGATCCATGTACATACTGGGCACCATAGAGATTCTGCTG ACGTATATTGTTCCAACAGCAACAGTGTTTAAAGAAGGTGAAAGTGCTGCGATGTCCAACAATATGCGTGTCTATGGGACATGCTGCCTGCTCCTGATGGCTCTGGTAGTGTTTGTAGGGGTAAA GTATGTGAACAAACTGGCTCTGGTGTTTCTGGCCTGTGTTGTTCTCTCAATCATGGCCACTTATGCGGGAGTCATCAAGACAATCATCGAACCCCCAGAGTTTAA cGTCTGTCTGTTGGGAAACAGATCTCTGAAGAATGAAATGTTTGAAACATGTGCAAAGACGGAGGTCGTGAAAAACAAGACTGTGATCACAGAGCTATGGAGCCTCTTCTGTAACAGTAAATATCCCAACGCAACCTGCGATGAATACTTCAACCTAAACAACCTGACAGAGTTACGGGCCATACCTGGGCTTCTGAGTGGAGTTATCAAAG ACAACCTGTGGGGAGACTATAATCCAGCTGGTATGTACATTGAGAAGAAAAGCCAGCCTTCAGCAGAGGCCCCAGACACGCCCAATGACATCAATAAGCCCTATGTCTTCAATGACATCACTACCTATTTCACTCTGCTGGTGGGAATATACTTCCCCTCTGTCACAG gtatAATGGCTGGTTCTAATAGGTCTGGTGACCTCAGAGATGCCCAAAGGTCCATCCCAATAGGGACCATAATGGCTATTCTCACCACTTCTTTCATCT ACATCTCCTGTGTGGTCTTGTTTGGAGCCTGTATTGAAGGAGTGGTGCTGAGAGACAA GTTTGGTTACTCAGTAAAGAAGAATCCAGTTATCGGTATTCTGGCCTGGCCGTCACCCTGGGTcattgtgattggctcattTTTCTCCTGCTGTGGGGCAGGGCTTCAGAGCCTCACTGGTGCACCCCGCCTGTTGCAGGCCATTGCTCGGGATGGCATCATCCCGTTCTTACAG gTCTTTGGTCATGGGAAGGCTAATGGTGAGCCCACCTGGGCTCTGCTGCTGACTGTTGGGATCTGTGAGATAGGAATCCTCATTGCTTCTCTGGATGCTGTGGCTCCCATCCTCTCCAT GTTTTTCCTCATGTGCTATCTGTTTGTGAATCTGGCCTGTGCTGTTCAGACTTTGCTCCGTACCCCCAACTGGAGACCTCGCTTCAAGTTCTATCACTG GACCCTATCCTTCTTAGGGATgagtctgtgtctctctctcatgtTCATCTCTTCCTGGTACTACGCCTTGGTTGCCATGTTGATAGCCGGCTGTATCTACAAGTACATTGAGTACAGAGG GGCAGTGAAGGAATGGGGAGACGGGATCAGAGGTCTGTCCTTAAATGCAGCACGCTATGCTCTCATCCGGCTGGAGGAAGCACCATTACACACCAAAAACTGGAG gcctcagctgttggtgttgtgtAAGTTGGACCCTGACCTGACGGTAAGACACCCTCGTCTCCTGTCCTTCACTACGCAGCTTAAAGCAGGAAAGGGACTGACCATCGTTAGCTCAGTCCTAGAGGGAACCTTTATGACCCGGGGGAATGATGCCAAGACTGGAGAGCAG AACCTGAAAGCGGCCATGACTGCAGAGAAGATGAAGGGTTTCTCTCATGTGGTGGTGTCGTCCAACCTGCGGGACGGCTTCTCTCTGCTCATCCAGTCAGCAGGACTGGGAGGGATGAAACACAATGCGGTCCTGATGGCCTGGCCAACAGGCTGGGGACAAGGCCGGGACTCCTCGAGGAGGAACTTCATAG agacagtgagagagacAACAGCAGCTCATCAGGCTCTGCTGGTTGCTAAGAACATCGACAATTTCCCCAGTAACCAGGAGCGTCTGAGTGAGGGAACCATTGATGTGTGGTGGATCGTACATGATGGTGGACTGCTCATGCTGCTGCCATTTTTACTTAGTCAACACaag GTATGGAGGAAGTGTAAAATGCGAATCTTCACGGTGGCCCAAATGGATGACAACTCCATCCAGATGAAGAAAGACCTCCAGATGTTTCTCTACCATCTTCGCCTGGatgcagaggtggaggtggtggagatg CATGACAGTGACATCTCAGCCTTCACCTATGAGAAGACGCTGGTGATGGAGCAGAGGTCTGAAATGCTTAAACAGATGCAGCTGTCCCgcactgagagggagagagag ATTCAGAGCATCACAGATGTATCGCGCGGCTCCATAAAGAGGAAGAAGTGTTCGGGTGTCCTTTCTCTCAACACACAGTGCATACCAGAGGATGAG GCCCAGCTGATCCACGACCGGAACACGGCGTCTCATTCTATGAATGACAAAGCTGCAGGTGCCGCACCTGATCGTGTCCATATGACCTGGACCAAAGACAAACTGGTCAATGAGAggaacagacacagagaaaacaTAGGAgttaaagacatatttaataTGAAACC CAACCAGTCCAACGTGCGGAGGATGCACACAGCTGTGAGGCTGAATGAGGTGGTGCTCAAGAATTCCTGTGAGTCACAGCTGGTGTTGCTTAACATGCCGGGCCCACCGAAGAACAGAAAAGGGGATGAGAACT ATATGGAGTTTCTGGAGGTCCTGATGGATGGTCTCGACCGCGTCCTTTTAGTTCGTGGAGGAGGTCGGGAGGTCATTACCATCTACTCCTAG
- the LOC117272108 gene encoding solute carrier family 12 member 7-like isoform X3 encodes MPTNFTVVPVEDTDSGSNSGSNSAAAAGSGKPVSLGKIFGEDDRGSHSGDDSHRESSPFINSDDDQEHYYEGKNMALFEEEMDSTPMVSSLLNKLANYTNLTQGVREHEEAENEDGVRRVAVMVPQMGTFIGVYLPCMQNILGVILFLRLTWIVGTAGILGSFAIVSMCCICTLLTAISMSAIATNGVVPAGGSYYMISRSLGPEFGGAVGLCFYLGTTFAGSMYILGTIEILLTYIVPTATVFKEGESAAMSNNMRVYGTCCLLLMALVVFVGVKYVNKLALVFLACVVLSIMATYAGVIKTIIEPPEFNVCLLGNRSLKNEMFETCAKTEVVKNKTVITELWSLFCNSKYPNATCDEYFNLNNLTELRAIPGLLSGVIKDNLWGDYNPAGMYIEKKSQPSAEAPDTPNDINKPYVFNDITTYFTLLVGIYFPSVTGIMAGSNRSGDLRDAQRSIPIGTIMAILTTSFIYISCVVLFGACIEGVVLRDKFGYSVKKNPVIGILAWPSPWVIVIGSFFSCCGAGLQSLTGAPRLLQAIARDGIIPFLQVFGHGKANGEPTWALLLTVGICEIGILIASLDAVAPILSMFFLMCYLFVNLACAVQTLLRTPNWRPRFKFYHWTLSFLGMSLCLSLMFISSWYYALVAMLIAGCIYKYIEYRGAVKEWGDGIRGLSLNAARYALIRLEEAPLHTKNWRPQLLVLCKLDPDLTVRHPRLLSFTTQLKAGKGLTIVSSVLEGTFMTRGNDAKTGEQNLKAAMTAEKMKGFSHVVVSSNLRDGFSLLIQSAGLGGMKHNAVLMAWPTGWGQGRDSSRRNFIETVRETTAAHQALLVAKNIDNFPSNQERLSEGTIDVWWIVHDGGLLMLLPFLLSQHKVWRKCKMRIFTVAQMDDNSIQMKKDLQMFLYHLRLDAEVEVVEMHDSDISAFTYEKTLVMEQRSEMLKQMQLSRTEREREAQLIHDRNTASHSMNDKAAGAAPDRVHMTWTKDKLVNERNRHRENIGVKDIFNMKPEWENLNQSNVRRMHTAVRLNEVVLKNSCESQLVLLNMPGPPKNRKGDENYMEFLEVLMDGLDRVLLVRGGGREVITIYS; translated from the exons GAGATGACAGCCACAGAGAGTCCAGTCCATTCATCAACTCAGATGATGACCAAGAACACTATTATGAAGGCAAGAACATGGCCCTGTTTGAG GAGGAAATGGACAGTACCCCCATGGTATCATCTCTGCTCAACAAGCTGGCCAACTACACCAACCTGACCCAGGGTGTTCGTGAGCACGAGGAGGCAGAGAATGAGGATGGGGTCAGAAGGGTCGCTGTCATG GTCCCTCAAATGGGAACCTTCATCGGAGTTTACCTGCCCTGCATGCAGAACATCTTGGGAGTGATTCTCTTTCTGCGTCTCACCTGGATCGTTGGCACAGCAGGAATCCTGGGATCCTTTGCCATCGTCTCCATGTGCTGCATCTGC ACTTTGCTCACAGCCATTTCAATGAGCGCCATAGCAACCAATGGAGTTGTCCCAG CTGGTGGCTCATACTACATGATCTCCCGATCACTGGGTCCAGAGTTTGGAGGAGCAGTTGGTCTCTGTTTCTACCTTGGAACCACCTTCGCTGGATCCATGTACATACTGGGCACCATAGAGATTCTGCTG ACGTATATTGTTCCAACAGCAACAGTGTTTAAAGAAGGTGAAAGTGCTGCGATGTCCAACAATATGCGTGTCTATGGGACATGCTGCCTGCTCCTGATGGCTCTGGTAGTGTTTGTAGGGGTAAA GTATGTGAACAAACTGGCTCTGGTGTTTCTGGCCTGTGTTGTTCTCTCAATCATGGCCACTTATGCGGGAGTCATCAAGACAATCATCGAACCCCCAGAGTTTAA cGTCTGTCTGTTGGGAAACAGATCTCTGAAGAATGAAATGTTTGAAACATGTGCAAAGACGGAGGTCGTGAAAAACAAGACTGTGATCACAGAGCTATGGAGCCTCTTCTGTAACAGTAAATATCCCAACGCAACCTGCGATGAATACTTCAACCTAAACAACCTGACAGAGTTACGGGCCATACCTGGGCTTCTGAGTGGAGTTATCAAAG ACAACCTGTGGGGAGACTATAATCCAGCTGGTATGTACATTGAGAAGAAAAGCCAGCCTTCAGCAGAGGCCCCAGACACGCCCAATGACATCAATAAGCCCTATGTCTTCAATGACATCACTACCTATTTCACTCTGCTGGTGGGAATATACTTCCCCTCTGTCACAG gtatAATGGCTGGTTCTAATAGGTCTGGTGACCTCAGAGATGCCCAAAGGTCCATCCCAATAGGGACCATAATGGCTATTCTCACCACTTCTTTCATCT ACATCTCCTGTGTGGTCTTGTTTGGAGCCTGTATTGAAGGAGTGGTGCTGAGAGACAA GTTTGGTTACTCAGTAAAGAAGAATCCAGTTATCGGTATTCTGGCCTGGCCGTCACCCTGGGTcattgtgattggctcattTTTCTCCTGCTGTGGGGCAGGGCTTCAGAGCCTCACTGGTGCACCCCGCCTGTTGCAGGCCATTGCTCGGGATGGCATCATCCCGTTCTTACAG gTCTTTGGTCATGGGAAGGCTAATGGTGAGCCCACCTGGGCTCTGCTGCTGACTGTTGGGATCTGTGAGATAGGAATCCTCATTGCTTCTCTGGATGCTGTGGCTCCCATCCTCTCCAT GTTTTTCCTCATGTGCTATCTGTTTGTGAATCTGGCCTGTGCTGTTCAGACTTTGCTCCGTACCCCCAACTGGAGACCTCGCTTCAAGTTCTATCACTG GACCCTATCCTTCTTAGGGATgagtctgtgtctctctctcatgtTCATCTCTTCCTGGTACTACGCCTTGGTTGCCATGTTGATAGCCGGCTGTATCTACAAGTACATTGAGTACAGAGG GGCAGTGAAGGAATGGGGAGACGGGATCAGAGGTCTGTCCTTAAATGCAGCACGCTATGCTCTCATCCGGCTGGAGGAAGCACCATTACACACCAAAAACTGGAG gcctcagctgttggtgttgtgtAAGTTGGACCCTGACCTGACGGTAAGACACCCTCGTCTCCTGTCCTTCACTACGCAGCTTAAAGCAGGAAAGGGACTGACCATCGTTAGCTCAGTCCTAGAGGGAACCTTTATGACCCGGGGGAATGATGCCAAGACTGGAGAGCAG AACCTGAAAGCGGCCATGACTGCAGAGAAGATGAAGGGTTTCTCTCATGTGGTGGTGTCGTCCAACCTGCGGGACGGCTTCTCTCTGCTCATCCAGTCAGCAGGACTGGGAGGGATGAAACACAATGCGGTCCTGATGGCCTGGCCAACAGGCTGGGGACAAGGCCGGGACTCCTCGAGGAGGAACTTCATAG agacagtgagagagacAACAGCAGCTCATCAGGCTCTGCTGGTTGCTAAGAACATCGACAATTTCCCCAGTAACCAGGAGCGTCTGAGTGAGGGAACCATTGATGTGTGGTGGATCGTACATGATGGTGGACTGCTCATGCTGCTGCCATTTTTACTTAGTCAACACaag GTATGGAGGAAGTGTAAAATGCGAATCTTCACGGTGGCCCAAATGGATGACAACTCCATCCAGATGAAGAAAGACCTCCAGATGTTTCTCTACCATCTTCGCCTGGatgcagaggtggaggtggtggagatg CATGACAGTGACATCTCAGCCTTCACCTATGAGAAGACGCTGGTGATGGAGCAGAGGTCTGAAATGCTTAAACAGATGCAGCTGTCCCgcactgagagggagagagag GCCCAGCTGATCCACGACCGGAACACGGCGTCTCATTCTATGAATGACAAAGCTGCAGGTGCCGCACCTGATCGTGTCCATATGACCTGGACCAAAGACAAACTGGTCAATGAGAggaacagacacagagaaaacaTAGGAgttaaagacatatttaataTGAAACC TGAATGGGAGAATCT CAACCAGTCCAACGTGCGGAGGATGCACACAGCTGTGAGGCTGAATGAGGTGGTGCTCAAGAATTCCTGTGAGTCACAGCTGGTGTTGCTTAACATGCCGGGCCCACCGAAGAACAGAAAAGGGGATGAGAACT ATATGGAGTTTCTGGAGGTCCTGATGGATGGTCTCGACCGCGTCCTTTTAGTTCGTGGAGGAGGTCGGGAGGTCATTACCATCTACTCCTAG
- the LOC117272108 gene encoding solute carrier family 12 member 7-like isoform X4 — protein sequence MPTNFTVVPVEDTDSGSNSGSNSAAAAGSGKPVSLGKIFGEDDRGSHSGDDSHRESSPFINSDDDQEHYYEGKNMALFEEEMDSTPMVSSLLNKLANYTNLTQGVREHEEAENEDGVRRVAVMVPQMGTFIGVYLPCMQNILGVILFLRLTWIVGTAGILGSFAIVSMCCICTLLTAISMSAIATNGVVPAGGSYYMISRSLGPEFGGAVGLCFYLGTTFAGSMYILGTIEILLTYIVPTATVFKEGESAAMSNNMRVYGTCCLLLMALVVFVGVKYVNKLALVFLACVVLSIMATYAGVIKTIIEPPEFNVCLLGNRSLKNEMFETCAKTEVVKNKTVITELWSLFCNSKYPNATCDEYFNLNNLTELRAIPGLLSGVIKDNLWGDYNPAGMYIEKKSQPSAEAPDTPNDINKPYVFNDITTYFTLLVGIYFPSVTGIMAGSNRSGDLRDAQRSIPIGTIMAILTTSFIYISCVVLFGACIEGVVLRDKFGYSVKKNPVIGILAWPSPWVIVIGSFFSCCGAGLQSLTGAPRLLQAIARDGIIPFLQVFGHGKANGEPTWALLLTVGICEIGILIASLDAVAPILSMFFLMCYLFVNLACAVQTLLRTPNWRPRFKFYHWTLSFLGMSLCLSLMFISSWYYALVAMLIAGCIYKYIEYRGAVKEWGDGIRGLSLNAARYALIRLEEAPLHTKNWRPQLLVLCKLDPDLTVRHPRLLSFTTQLKAGKGLTIVSSVLEGTFMTRGNDAKTGEQNLKAAMTAEKMKGFSHVVVSSNLRDGFSLLIQSAGLGGMKHNAVLMAWPTGWGQGRDSSRRNFIETVRETTAAHQALLVAKNIDNFPSNQERLSEGTIDVWWIVHDGGLLMLLPFLLSQHKVWRKCKMRIFTVAQMDDNSIQMKKDLQMFLYHLRLDAEVEVVEMHDSDISAFTYEKTLVMEQRSEMLKQMQLSRTEREREAQLIHDRNTASHSMNDKAAGAAPDRVHMTWTKDKLVNERNRHRENIGVKDIFNMKPNQSNVRRMHTAVRLNEVVLKNSCESQLVLLNMPGPPKNRKGDENYMEFLEVLMDGLDRVLLVRGGGREVITIYS from the exons GAGATGACAGCCACAGAGAGTCCAGTCCATTCATCAACTCAGATGATGACCAAGAACACTATTATGAAGGCAAGAACATGGCCCTGTTTGAG GAGGAAATGGACAGTACCCCCATGGTATCATCTCTGCTCAACAAGCTGGCCAACTACACCAACCTGACCCAGGGTGTTCGTGAGCACGAGGAGGCAGAGAATGAGGATGGGGTCAGAAGGGTCGCTGTCATG GTCCCTCAAATGGGAACCTTCATCGGAGTTTACCTGCCCTGCATGCAGAACATCTTGGGAGTGATTCTCTTTCTGCGTCTCACCTGGATCGTTGGCACAGCAGGAATCCTGGGATCCTTTGCCATCGTCTCCATGTGCTGCATCTGC ACTTTGCTCACAGCCATTTCAATGAGCGCCATAGCAACCAATGGAGTTGTCCCAG CTGGTGGCTCATACTACATGATCTCCCGATCACTGGGTCCAGAGTTTGGAGGAGCAGTTGGTCTCTGTTTCTACCTTGGAACCACCTTCGCTGGATCCATGTACATACTGGGCACCATAGAGATTCTGCTG ACGTATATTGTTCCAACAGCAACAGTGTTTAAAGAAGGTGAAAGTGCTGCGATGTCCAACAATATGCGTGTCTATGGGACATGCTGCCTGCTCCTGATGGCTCTGGTAGTGTTTGTAGGGGTAAA GTATGTGAACAAACTGGCTCTGGTGTTTCTGGCCTGTGTTGTTCTCTCAATCATGGCCACTTATGCGGGAGTCATCAAGACAATCATCGAACCCCCAGAGTTTAA cGTCTGTCTGTTGGGAAACAGATCTCTGAAGAATGAAATGTTTGAAACATGTGCAAAGACGGAGGTCGTGAAAAACAAGACTGTGATCACAGAGCTATGGAGCCTCTTCTGTAACAGTAAATATCCCAACGCAACCTGCGATGAATACTTCAACCTAAACAACCTGACAGAGTTACGGGCCATACCTGGGCTTCTGAGTGGAGTTATCAAAG ACAACCTGTGGGGAGACTATAATCCAGCTGGTATGTACATTGAGAAGAAAAGCCAGCCTTCAGCAGAGGCCCCAGACACGCCCAATGACATCAATAAGCCCTATGTCTTCAATGACATCACTACCTATTTCACTCTGCTGGTGGGAATATACTTCCCCTCTGTCACAG gtatAATGGCTGGTTCTAATAGGTCTGGTGACCTCAGAGATGCCCAAAGGTCCATCCCAATAGGGACCATAATGGCTATTCTCACCACTTCTTTCATCT ACATCTCCTGTGTGGTCTTGTTTGGAGCCTGTATTGAAGGAGTGGTGCTGAGAGACAA GTTTGGTTACTCAGTAAAGAAGAATCCAGTTATCGGTATTCTGGCCTGGCCGTCACCCTGGGTcattgtgattggctcattTTTCTCCTGCTGTGGGGCAGGGCTTCAGAGCCTCACTGGTGCACCCCGCCTGTTGCAGGCCATTGCTCGGGATGGCATCATCCCGTTCTTACAG gTCTTTGGTCATGGGAAGGCTAATGGTGAGCCCACCTGGGCTCTGCTGCTGACTGTTGGGATCTGTGAGATAGGAATCCTCATTGCTTCTCTGGATGCTGTGGCTCCCATCCTCTCCAT GTTTTTCCTCATGTGCTATCTGTTTGTGAATCTGGCCTGTGCTGTTCAGACTTTGCTCCGTACCCCCAACTGGAGACCTCGCTTCAAGTTCTATCACTG GACCCTATCCTTCTTAGGGATgagtctgtgtctctctctcatgtTCATCTCTTCCTGGTACTACGCCTTGGTTGCCATGTTGATAGCCGGCTGTATCTACAAGTACATTGAGTACAGAGG GGCAGTGAAGGAATGGGGAGACGGGATCAGAGGTCTGTCCTTAAATGCAGCACGCTATGCTCTCATCCGGCTGGAGGAAGCACCATTACACACCAAAAACTGGAG gcctcagctgttggtgttgtgtAAGTTGGACCCTGACCTGACGGTAAGACACCCTCGTCTCCTGTCCTTCACTACGCAGCTTAAAGCAGGAAAGGGACTGACCATCGTTAGCTCAGTCCTAGAGGGAACCTTTATGACCCGGGGGAATGATGCCAAGACTGGAGAGCAG AACCTGAAAGCGGCCATGACTGCAGAGAAGATGAAGGGTTTCTCTCATGTGGTGGTGTCGTCCAACCTGCGGGACGGCTTCTCTCTGCTCATCCAGTCAGCAGGACTGGGAGGGATGAAACACAATGCGGTCCTGATGGCCTGGCCAACAGGCTGGGGACAAGGCCGGGACTCCTCGAGGAGGAACTTCATAG agacagtgagagagacAACAGCAGCTCATCAGGCTCTGCTGGTTGCTAAGAACATCGACAATTTCCCCAGTAACCAGGAGCGTCTGAGTGAGGGAACCATTGATGTGTGGTGGATCGTACATGATGGTGGACTGCTCATGCTGCTGCCATTTTTACTTAGTCAACACaag GTATGGAGGAAGTGTAAAATGCGAATCTTCACGGTGGCCCAAATGGATGACAACTCCATCCAGATGAAGAAAGACCTCCAGATGTTTCTCTACCATCTTCGCCTGGatgcagaggtggaggtggtggagatg CATGACAGTGACATCTCAGCCTTCACCTATGAGAAGACGCTGGTGATGGAGCAGAGGTCTGAAATGCTTAAACAGATGCAGCTGTCCCgcactgagagggagagagag GCCCAGCTGATCCACGACCGGAACACGGCGTCTCATTCTATGAATGACAAAGCTGCAGGTGCCGCACCTGATCGTGTCCATATGACCTGGACCAAAGACAAACTGGTCAATGAGAggaacagacacagagaaaacaTAGGAgttaaagacatatttaataTGAAACC CAACCAGTCCAACGTGCGGAGGATGCACACAGCTGTGAGGCTGAATGAGGTGGTGCTCAAGAATTCCTGTGAGTCACAGCTGGTGTTGCTTAACATGCCGGGCCCACCGAAGAACAGAAAAGGGGATGAGAACT ATATGGAGTTTCTGGAGGTCCTGATGGATGGTCTCGACCGCGTCCTTTTAGTTCGTGGAGGAGGTCGGGAGGTCATTACCATCTACTCCTAG